Below is a window of Gimesia chilikensis DNA.
AGTGACCAGGAAATAGCCTTCCAGAAGTCCTGTCGAGGCAACCGAGCATTGCCAGACCAGGGTGAGCGGTCCATCTCCCTTGGGGGACTGTGATGTCTGTCGCAGATCAACCGTCATGGGCAGGTTCTGCGCATGGACGGCAGCAGGCATCGACAGACACAGCCACCAGATCATAATCAGGAGTTGGCGCAACATGGTTCGATTTCAGGTTGAGGACGAATTTTTAAGTAGGAACACCCGATGGTTTGCGTTGGAAATACCACCATTCGAGTAGTAACAGGAAAAACGCGATCAGGGCAAACTCACTCCAGAGCGGTTTATCGCTGTCAATCTGGGCTGCCGCTGCGCTGACCGGAACTTCGCTGAACTGGATCTTCTCTACGGAAACGAGAGAAGTCTCCAGAGGGTTCAATAAACTCACGCCAATTTGGGCATCTTTAGCACCTTCGCCACTGATGTTGTAAGTGCCAACGTGGAGCGCTGCGATGCCGGACAACACGCCATTTGCATCACTCTCTACAGACAACGACTTGCCGACGGGGGTTTTTATCTGATAGGTCTGTTCCGGCTGGTATTCCACGACTGGTAAGACTGGTGTCGCGGCAGCCTGAGTTTCGGCGATCCCGGCCTCCTGCAGAGTCAGCTGGACCAGGTTCGAAACCATGATGGGAAAACCAACCCGGTAAGGGAGCGTCGAACGGTCTGTATCGAACAGGAAATAGAATTCCTGATCGGTGGGAGTCCGTTTCTGCAGTAACAGTGGTCCCAGTTTGCCGTGAATCAGAACTTCGTAGCCCAGTTCTTCCAGATTTTCTACGCCGGAGTTTTCTGTCCAGACCGGCTGCTGGGTGATCTGGACATCACCTAATTGGACGTGTCTGAGCAGCGATGAACTGCGGTTCCAGTCCACCACTTCGGTCAGTTCCGTTTCCAGCTTGATATACTTCTCTAACTCCTCCGGTACAAAACCGACTCCCAGTTTGATTAATGCTTCACGATCCATATCCTTAGCGGCACCGGAAATGACCAGATCGTATTCCGCAGGCGCTGAGCTTTGATCTGGTTGTGGATACAGGATCATCTCGGAGTTTTCATCCAAAGCATACCGATAGCTGGCTAACTCAGGATCCACATAAACCAGAAGTTGACGAGACTGTGGAATGGTCAGATAGGCTTCGTTATCTGCGACCAGACTGTCTGATCCTGCAGGAGTCAGGATAGCTTTAATTTTTGAAGCGCCTCCCGCATCAACGGCGAATTCCAGTCGTTGTGATTCTCCTGGGCCCAGAACAATCTCTTCCCGGGCCACACTCTGTCCATCCTGGATCAGTTCGACGGAGGCGGAACTGTCTGCCTGTTTTGAGTTCTCGATTCGCAGGAAGACGTCCCAGGTCCCCGCCTGATTTTTGCGGGCATTCATGGAGGTGATTCCGACATTCACGCCAGCAGGAGGCAACAGCTGGTAATTCAGCTCAAAGGGGAGTTCAAAGTCGATCTCTTGTGGGAAATTGCCATCGGAGTAGAAGAGGACTGATTTAATCGGGGCGGTGCGTGAGAGTGCCTGTGTCATCCGCAGCGCGTCTTCCAGCTGGCTGGGAACATCATCCACTTCCAGTGATGCCAGCGACTTTTTGAGGACACGCTGATTGTCGGTGAAGTCAGTCAGCCGACGGGCAGTCGAGCCGACGGCGACCAGCGAGATTCTCTGGTCGGGCAGCATGTTCTCGATCAGCTCATTCACTCGCTCTTTGGCGAGAGCCAGCCGTGACTTTTTCGTTTCCGGATCGGTCGCAGCCATACTGGCGGAACAGTCGATCAGAATCGGCAGATATTCGGCCCGCTCTGCCCCGCTCTGGATATAAGGCTGCATCAAAGCCAGAACCAGGAACAGCAGTAACAGGATCTGCAGCAGCAACAGAATGCTGCGTTTGAATTTCTGAAAGGGAGAATTCACCCGACGGTCATTGATGACCTGGCTCCAGAGTGCCAGCGAAGGCACGCGCTGATGCGGTCGCTTGAGTTTCAAAAAGTAAAACAGGAGCAGCGGAATCAGTAGCAGAAGAAACCAGGCGCCCTGCAGAGCATAAAAGCCGGGCCAGAAATTCATCGTACCCATCCTTTCCGCCGCAGCTGATCAAAGAGAACATGCTCCAGGGAATCGCCACTGTTAACTGACAGAAAACGTCCCGAACGCTGTCGACACAGTGTTGAGAGGTGGTCTTCCAGCATGGCCCGATGCTCGTGATATAATCCCAGCAGATCCCCCGCTGAAGAAATATCGAGAGTCTGGCCTGTCTCGCTGTCAACCAGACGCAGGTCCCCGTTGATTTCCGGATTGACCTCCGAAGGAGCCAGAATCTGAACCCCGAAGATTTCCAGTCCTGCACTGAATAACATGTTCAAAGGACGCTGCAGGTCACCGAAAGATTCAAAATCGGAGAGAATAACCGCGATCCCTCGTCCACGGTGCGTCCGTAAAACATCTTCTACGGCCTGCTCGACCGGTTCATCTCCACCTGGTTCCAGAGACGTCAGAAAGTCAAACAGTCGCTTCATACTGACCCGGCCCGATGAGGGTGGAAACTGGGCGGGACGACCTCCCCTTTGATTACAGGCATATACGCTGACCTTCTCAAAGTTTAACAGCCCCATTACACCGAAAGCAGCAGCCAACTGTTTTCCCCGTTCGAATTTATCTTCGTAATCCATTGAAGACGAGGCATCGAGGATGATGACGACATGCATTTCCTCTTCGTGCTGATACTGTTTCATGAAGGGACGATTCAGACGCGAAAAAATATTCCAGTCGATGTAGCGGACGTCATCGCCGGCCACGTAGTTCCGATAATCAGAAAACTCGGTACTCGATCCCCCTTTGCCGGTCAGGTGTTCGCCGTGACTTCGATTGGTGAGCCGCCTGGTCGGGTTGAGGCGCATCCGCTCCAGCATCGATAACGTCTTGTTATCGAACAACGGGGTATACTGCGTTAAGGCTGAATTCTCGGCCACGGTCCGTTACTCCTTCTCGGGCAGTTCCTGGCAGATTTTGGTGATCAGATCGGTTACTTTGATATTTTCAGCCTGCCCGTCATAGTTGAGCAGCACCCGATGCTGCAGCACCTCGTTCGCAAAGTAGCGAATGTCTTCAAACGCCACATGCGCCCGGCCTTCACTCAACGCACGCACCCGTGCCGCTTTTACCAGGGATTGCGCTGCCCGGGGACTGGCGCCCCAGTGAATGAATCTGCGGACTTCATCGGTTGCGAAATCGGTTCCCGGATGGGTTGAGAGCACCAGGCGAATGGCGTAGTCGCGGATTGGTTCGACAACCACAACCTTTTCCAACACCGAACGCAGTTCCAGAATCTGGCTGCTGTTGAGCAACTTGGTCAGTTCGACCGGCTGTTTCAGAATGGTCTGCTGCACAATCGTGTTGAGTTCGGCACGGTTGGGGAATGGGACATTAATCTTAAACATAAAGCGGTCCAGCTGTGCTTCCGGAAGTGGATAGGTCCCTTCCTGCTCAATCGGGTTCTGGGTTGCCATCACGAAAAAGGGCTGGTCCAGCCGATACTGTGTCCCACCGGCGGTGACGGTTCCTTCCTGCATCGTTTCCAGCAGGGCCGACTGTGTCTTGGGCGATGCCCGGTTGATTTCATCTGCCAGCAGCAACTGAGTAAAAATCGGTCCTTTGCGGAATTCAAAACGGTAGGTCCCGGTTTCGTCGGTACTCATGATATTGGTGCCGATAATATCCGCAGGCATCAGGTCGGGGGTAAACTGAATCCGTTGAAAATGAAGGTCCAGTACCCGGGAGAGTGCTTTCACCAGTTCGGTTTTCCCCAGTCCGGGGACCCCTTCCAGCAGGACATTGCCGCCACAAAACAAGGCATAGAGTGTCGATTCCACGACTCGCTCCTGGCCGATAATCATCCGGCCTACTTCGGATCGCACCTCGTTGAACACTTTTTTAAAGTGATCGGCTTCGGCCTGTAACACGATGGGTTCGTCGGTTGTTTCCGGCTGATTCATATTATTCTCCACGGTTGAAAACCTGTCTGATTACTGATCGTTATCTTTGTCTTCTGAATTTCGTTTTCGTTTCATGTCCAGTAAACGCCCTGTCGTGGACTGATTATCCGGTGGCGTTTGCGGCGGAGGTGCTGCCGACTGCTGTTTTCCGGAATCCTTTGCACCGGGGGGCTTCGGAGTGGCTGCAGGCCCCTTCTGCAGACGTTGCTCCTGTAGTTGGGCGAGTGTCGACTGGCCAGTTTGTTCGGTCGGACCACCGCGGCGGGCATCCAGATCGTCCACCACATCCTGTTTGCGTTGCAGCAGGGCGCCCATCGTAGCGGTACTCTGCTTCTGCTCCTTCCCGAACCCAAACCAGCCTTTGATGACGTACCAGTCAAGCTGTACCCGACGGATGGCAACGTCCAGAGGAACCAGGATTGCCAGTGCCATCAGAAACCAGTCGAAGACCGGGTTGGAACTCTGTTTAGGATCGCGGCGACCGTAAATTACATCCGTTGCGATGGCGGGATCCAGTCGCTGGCCGCCGGTTCGTTGTGCGATTTCTTCCAACACGATGGGATTCGAACGGAACCGCAGGAATTCCGGTGAATAAGGTACAATAAAACCCCCGTTGGCGTGATCTTCCCGTTCCCCCGATTTTCCAAGAGCCGTGACCTGGTAGCGCCCCTTGCCCCAGAGAGGTACTTCTGCCTGGTAGCGACGGGGGCTGACCTGCTTGAGTACCACGGTCTCCTTTCGATCATGAGGACCTGCAATCCGGGCTGCAACATTCAGAAACGATTCTTCCGGGTGAAAGTCTTCCACCATGATCGTTGCTTTATTACCTGTGACATGGCTCCACAGTTTCAGATGATCCTGTTTCTGCACACGCGAGATCTTGATCATCAGCTGTTTGACAAACGCCTGGTAATGATCCCAGTTGACCCAGTCTTTCCCCCAGTTGGGTGAGAGGTCTGAAGTAAAGGCGGCCGTCGTTCCCAGTCCGTAACGCCAGAAGGAGAGGACCGGATCAATTTCCCCTTCGGCCTCTTTCTTTTCCGGCGCGTTTAGGACACCTTCCGCCCGTGGTTTGATCGTGGTTAACACATAACCGAACAGCGGTGGAATCCGCTCAATGCCTTTCAAGACCGGAGAGATCATTCCGACTTCCGGCACGAACGTTTCATTTTGAATCATGCTCCGTTTCAGCGTTTTCGATTCTTTGATGAAGATCGAAGGTAACTGGTTGGGATCGGAGGGGAAGTAATACCGCCCGCCCGTGGCGCCGGCGATGGCCCGCATCGTCGAAATATCGCGTCCGCCATGCGGGAAGATCGCGACCATCGAAACGCTGACTTTATTCTTCTGAAAATCACTGATCAACTGTGGTGCGGGGGGCTGAGGATCGCCATCCGAGATGATGATCATGTGCTTGGTGGAGGCATCGCTTTCTTTCAACCCCTTCAGTCCCAGACGCATCGTATTGACAAAGCTGGGCATATCCCCGATTTGCGCGCCATTGATCTTGGGGACCATCTTCTCATAGTCGCCGGCGGGCGTCAGCTTGAACAGCCACTTTTCGCCCTCCATGTAATCGTAAACCAGAACCCCGACTTCATCCTGAGCACCCAGTACCTTAATCGCCTGCTTGGTAATCCGCTTTCCCCAGGTGTTCCCCTCCGGAAACTCGCAGGTATGCAGAATAATTGCCAGCGCGCCTTTGGGTAGAACTTTCTTTTTGGTGATGTCCATCGTGACGGGTAACGCGTCTTCAATGACCGTACGGTGATAGCCTCCCGGGCCAAAACTGTTGTCTCCGCCGACCATCATGAAGCCGATGCCCTGGTTGAAGACGGAGTCGTGGACGGCTTTGAGCTGAATGACGTTAAACGCATCAGCGGGTACGTTTACAAATAAGACCGCGTCATAAGGCATCAGTGAGAGCGAATCATTCGGAAATTCATAAGCCGAAACGACATCGACATTGCGTTCTCCTTCGCGAATCGCTTTCACCAGCGACTCCCAGTCCCGGTCATCACCGGCGGGATTCGTCACAACGAGAACTTTGCCTTCGCCTTCGACATAGATGTAATTGATGACGGTATTGTTTTCGCGGATCTGGTCATCGGCGGCCTGGGTTTCGATTGTCGCGGAATACTCGTAGTAGCCAGGATCCCGCAGATAGATGGGGACGACAAATCGATTTTTGCCGGCTTTGAATTTGACTTCCTGTTCGTAAATCTGTTCTCCGTTCTCACGCAGTACCAGCTTGCCTGCACCATCCTGGAGCGAAGAGAGTACCACGGAAGCTTCATAGTTTTCGCCCAGTTTGACGAACCGTGGCAATTCGAGATTTTCCAGCCAGACTTCCTTGTCATATTCGTATTGAATCGGCAGCACATCCACGGCGATATCGCGGGATTTCAACTCGTCCAGGATCTGTGAGATGGAGCCTTCGGTCTCGGTGCCATCGCTGATCAACACGATGCGTCCGCGGTTTTCTTCAGGCAGCATGGCAGCGGCCAGTGACAGAGTCTGCTCGAGGTTGGTTGCATCCCTGTCGATACGCGAATTCAATGCTTCAAACGGGAACGACATGCGGGGCGGCAGTTCGACAGCCGAATTTCTTCCGAAGACGACAAGACCTGCTTCATCCGTGGGCGGTTTTTCGGTCACCGTTTTCGTAACGAATTCCAGTGCTTCGTCGACGGACCGTTCACCGATGGAATCGGATAGATCCACGGCGTAGACCACTGAGATCACATCCCGTACTCGAACGGACCGTGGTTCTGCAATCAGGATCACAAACAGTCCCAGCATCACCAGTCGCGTCAGCAGCGCAGCCAGTGCCCTGCCCCTGCTCAGCCCACCATAACCGGCCACAGAGAGCCACCAGACCCAGACCGCGAAGAGAATCAGCACGAATGCCCAGGGACGGGCAAAGAGCAGAACTCCCGAAAGTTCGAGGCCCACACAAATGCCGGCGTAAAGCAACAGGAAGAAAATCAAAGGGAGCGCCCGCCGCCACGTCATCGGTGTGCGTGCTCTGGGAACTAACTGTTGATAGAGTTCTTTGATTTTCATGGTGTCAATTTTACGATTAAACGATTTCCGGTGTCAGCAATGAATACCTGATCTTTTGAATTTACAGTCAGTCCCCAGGGAGTCAGGAATTCTCCCTGCTGCATCCCTGTTTTCCCAAATCGCCCCAGGATATTTCCCTGCAAGTCTGTTTTGGTAATCCGTCCTGATCCGTATTCCACGATATACAATTTGCTGGTATTACGGTCGATGGCGATGTCATAGGGGTAATAGAGGGGAATTCCCCCGGTTTTTGCTCCCAGAATTTCCAGAAACTCACCTTCATCTGAGAAAATCTGAATTCGATTATTGATTGCATCCGAGACATAAATTTTGTGATCATGCCAGATCATTCCCGCTGGGCGCTGAAATTCCCCCGGTCCGGTCCCCACCTTGCCGAATTCGAGCAGATACTCGCCCCTTTCCGAGAACTTCTGAACGCGGTCGTGATTCCCATATTCGCAGACGTAGATATCTCCTTCCGGATCCTGCACCACGGACACCGGGTAGATAAACTGGGAAGGACCTTCACCATACTCTCCCAGCATGCGGAGCACATTTCCCTCTTTGTCAAAGAAGACGACGCGATGATAGTGGGTATCCGCAACCGCGATCTCTCCATTCCTGAGCAGACAGACCCCTTCCGGCTTGCCGATTTCAAAATCAGGCATCTCCCACTGTTTGATCAATTCATCATTCGCATCATAAACCAGGACCCGTCCTGCGTTATCCAGGACGTAGAGTTCATCGTCAGGCCCCACATTCAGACTGCGCGGCGCCGGGACCTTGATACCTTCCGCGGGAACAGGCCACTGAGTAATCTCAGAGAAGGATAACTCCGGCGCATCACCGGGAATACAGCCTCCGCACAAGAGCAGACAGCAGAACAGAATCAGCAGTCGAATGGAAATTCGCTGTCCCGCTTCCAGTCCTGCTCGGACGGGTCGATGATAAAAAGTATGTGCTGCACCGGTTTCCCGGTTCATGGTGCGGACTTCTTCCATGGTTCCGAGAAAATAAGTCTGTTTAATTTCGAACGGACCGGCAGGGTCGGTGATCAATTCCACCTGTTCGGGACGGGCCAGCTTGGGTAAGTCGGAGGTTTCCCCGGGTGAATCGATTTCATTCACGGGCCCCAGAAATGAAGCCGCCTTTACCGAGGAGGGTGAACGATAAAGTTCTTCGACTGGACCATGATAGATAACCTGCCCCTGATCCAGGCAGATGACCTGTTGTGCTTCGCGGAGGACCAGCTCGGGAGAATGCGTCGAAAAGACAAGTGAAATATTGTGAGAGACACAATACGCGCGAATGAAATCCCAGTACTGGGGCCAGTGCGCCTGATCGACGTGGACCAGTGGTTCATCCATCACCAGGACTTTCGCCTGACTGGCCAGGGCCCGGACAACCGATAGCCGGGACGCTTCCCCCTGGGACAACTGCCCGGGGTATTTATCGCTCACATCAATTAACCCAAAGGCGGCAAGCAGTTCATCAGCTCGTGCCTGTTGTTGATCTGTATCCGGACTGACCAGCAGACAATGCTCGCGGACCGTGTACTGAGGCCAGAGACCCATACTGTGAGGGACCCAGAACAGGTCGAGGGTTACGGTCTCCGAGTGCGTTTGATTCCGTTGAATTTCTCCCCGATCGGGGCGTTCAAAGCCAACCAGCAGGTTTAACAGAGATGTCTTTCCTGCACCGGAATACCCCATGATGGCAGTCACCCCGGCTGGAATTTCCAGGTCGATGCCCTCCAGGCGTACGCCCCCCTGCCAGGACAGGCTGACTTCGGTCAGTCGCCAGATAAGAGTTTCAGATTGGGGAACCGTTACGACCATCGTTGATCTTTTTTACTTTCAGACAGGCACGCGATAGCTGGCGATCCAGAATCGTTTCACAATGGGAACAAGTGCCAGACAGAGACAGACCGGCACCAGAAAACAGAAAAAGGTGATCGCGGACAACATTGCGTTCTGTCCATAATGCATCAGTCCATATAAACGAACAGCTGACGTCATCGTACTGCCGGGAGCGAGTATTGAGCTGATCGTGACATCCCAGTAAGCCCAGAACGCCAGCAGAACCACGGCCCATAATTGCATTCTTCCCGAGACGGCCCAGAGCAATTCGCCCCCCTGCCCGGCTTGAGAGGGCCGCGGGGATTGACGAAGTATCTGTGCCAGAAACAGGCCGGCATGCTGTTCTCGTTTGAGGAGCATCAGCCGCAGGAACAGGGCGCGGGGAAACAGAAACAACACAAACCCCAGCAGAACCGGAATCGGCGTGCCATACATGACTGAGCCAGCGCGGGTGAGAAACAGGGATGCCAGTCCGAGAGCGAGGATCAGTGCACCACACAAACCAGGTAGACAGCACAAGAGGCCCGTCAGTCCGGTGAAAACGGTGGTATTCTGTTTTAAAAAGAATGAGGCCAGTCCCCAGGCGGCAATACCGGTTGTCGCTGCGTAGGCCAGCGCCCAGGCGCACTCCTGTAAAATGCTGACGAGCTGATACTGATTCTGGAGCAGATTCAGCAATGACTGCAAACTCCCACCACTGATTAAGAGAAAGGGAACCAGCACGACCAGGGCAAAAGCGGTCCCCAGGTAACACCAGTCCCAGAGCTTCGCTTTCTGTAGTACGGGAGTTGGCGTTTCATTCGCATTCACTTTTCTGGTCTCTCTCTGAAACCGCTGCAACAGGCTGAAGACCCCCAGCAGGATGACGACTTCAATGACGAGAGGCGCCAGTAGAAAAGAAAGTGTTTCCTGCACGGGAACGCCACCCGCCTGGGCATCAAAGATCCAGACGGTCCAGGAATCGCGATACATCAGCGAGGCGATTTCAAATTCCTGAAAACTCAACAGAAATAACAGCGTCCAGACGGGGATCAACAGTCGCAGAGAATTCCAGAGAAAAAAACTGGCTCGGGTCTTCAGGCTGGCCAGTCGCGAACGCGGCGCACGAAAAACGCGTCGGATGAAATCCGCTTCGGGAGAGATTAACGCTCCCCCCGCCATACTGAAACAGAGTATTCCCACAGGGACCACTTTCATCAAAACCAGAGTTGAGTATGTCAGTTCGACCAGGGCAGGATACTGCACGAATCTGACAGAAATCAGAGACCAGGCATATCCCACCAGGAGTTCAGGAACAAATAACGGTGATAAAATCAGAATTAACAGGAACCAGGAACGAGATTCAAACGCTTTCCGGGTCGGCGGGGTTAACCGCCGGGCTAAAAAGACTCCGATGAATGAAATACATAAACTGCGCAACACGGTCACGCCACAGGCTGTGGCCAGGCTCATTTCAAATACTCCGTTTTGAGCCAGTCCAGCGTCTGCTCTCTTTGTTTGACCAGATTCGTCAGGGGATATGCTTTTTCGATCTCAGACCGATACTGTTTTACTTCTTCCGGAACTTGCTCCCAGTCAACCGGCCCCAGGGGGATCTGGCGTGACTGCGAGCGGGCCAGTTCCAGTTCAACCCGCTCCGAGAGCAGAAAATCGACCAGTTTCTCGGCCTGCTCCCGCTTTTGGGTTCCTTTGATGATCGCCACACTGTTGGGAATCAGAATCACTTTGTCCTCGATCGTCACGGGGATAGCAGCCACCGGCTGTTGCTCATCGACGGCGACAAAATAGTCATCCGTGTCTGTATAGCCCAGTACGCAGGCACCACCGGCGACGAGGTTCTTGACTTGAGAATTACCGGTCGTGACCTGAATCCCCCGTTTGAGTTGTTCCGCATACCAGGCTTTGAGTTGATCCAGTCCCCAGACATCACAGAGGATGGTAAAATGAGTGAGCGTTGTCCCGTACAGGGGTTTGGCAATAGCGACCTGATCCAACGGCCCGGCCAGAACCTTCTCGATGGCAGCGGAATCCGCCTGCAGCTGATTCGTATTGGTAATAAAAACCCGCAAACGGGCTGCGAAACCGGTCCAGCAGCCTTCCGGATCTTTGAATGACTCAGGGATTCGTTCGTACCCGGAACCTTTATAGCTTTCCAGCAGTCCCCGGGATTTCAGATCCGCGGTACCCAGCGTCTGGTTATTCCAGAAAACATCGCACTGGGGATGCTCCTGTTCTCGAATGATCAGATTCGTCAGGCCGAGAGATTTAGTCGCTTCGGTATCAAACCGGGGTTCGACGGCAATTCCCGTCTCTGCCATGAATTCGTTGAGTATTTTCTCCGAAAAGATGGAGTCATGTGCGCAATACACAACCAATGGATCTGTCTGCTTCTGATAATAGAAGACGACTCCAATTCCCAACAGGGCCAGCAATAGAATGATGATTAAGGTAAGCCAGTCGGGAGCACCCTGGGGCCTGATTTGTTCATTCATTTCTGAGGTGTATTCTCGTCAGTTTTTTTCTCGAGTGAGTTGAAATACTTCTTGATGCCATCGTGATACCCGGGCGGAATCTGCTCCTGCATGATGGCTTCGCTCATGCCCTGCTTGAGATCCGTGACCAGCTTGTTGTAGTTTTTCCTGGCTTCGCCACTGTCGCTGAGCCCCTTGGATTTGAAGGAAAGCAGGACCTTACCAGCGGTGATGGCAGACTTGGACTTTTCGGTTTTAAAACCTTTATCACCCGTGTCGTCTTCATCGACTTTGCCTCCTCCGCCCTGTCCCTCATTGCCGGTCCCTTCACCGGGCATTTCTCCCCCCATCATTTCTGCATAGAGTTCTTCGTAGTCTTCGAGGGTCATACAGTTTTCGCAGGCTTCACCGTCGAGGCCTGATTTGTCGTTTGCCTTTTTAGCCATCTGTAGAACTTTCAGCGCTTCTTCCAGCTTTTTCATGTCCTTGGCCGACTGCGCCACTTCTTTGAGTTCCATTTTTGCCAGGTCCATGGACTCCATGGCTTCTTTGAAAGCCTCTTCGGGAGAAAGCCCCTTAGACTGTGCCATCTGCATCTGTTTCATGGCTCGCTTCAGCGCTGCTGCCATCGGCTTGGAAGAAGTCTGTTCCCGGGCGAATGATTCCATCTCCTTGAGTTTCTTCTGGATTTCATTCTGCAGTTTTTCCCGTTTGACCGGGTCTTTTTCTTTCATCAGCCGTTGCAGCTGATCTTTCAATTCATCCATCTCTTTGGTGAGTGACTGAGTCGAACCCTCCTGCAGCTCTTTAGACCACTTCTTCATGCCGTCAGCTTTCGACAGGCCACCAAATTTCTGGGCCTGGTCTGCCTTCATCATCATGCTTTTCATATTCTCTTCGGCCCTCTGCCGCCACTTGCCTCCCAGAGACTTCTGGTGACCAGCCAGGGTCTTGGCATTTTCCTGTTTTTTGCCGGGGGTCATCTTGCGAAAGTCCGATTTCAGATTCTCTACCGCCAGTTTGACATCTTTAGACTCTTCGTCGCCTGCACCGTTATCTTTGTTCTTCAACTCAGCCATGCGGGCCTTTGTTGCTTTTTTCTCTTTCTGGAACTCCTTGACCTTTTCCTGTTCGATTTCCGCAGCCTGTACTTCACCGAAGGGGTCGAGTTGCGGCGCATATTGCAGTGTCAGAAACAGAACCAGCGTGGAGGCACAGACCCAGCCCACCCGTTTCGCCCAGGCAAATTCCACGACCTGGGCGGGTCTGATTTTCTCTGCCTGCTTTTCTGCGTCCTGCGCGACCAGGGGCTTATAATTGCCGACGGCCTGTTCCAGCATCGTCACCGTCAGAAACAGATCCTTGGTTCCCTGTCTCTGATCGATCAGG
It encodes the following:
- a CDS encoding vWA domain-containing protein; the encoded protein is MNFWPGFYALQGAWFLLLLIPLLLFYFLKLKRPHQRVPSLALWSQVINDRRVNSPFQKFKRSILLLLQILLLLFLVLALMQPYIQSGAERAEYLPILIDCSASMAATDPETKKSRLALAKERVNELIENMLPDQRISLVAVGSTARRLTDFTDNQRVLKKSLASLEVDDVPSQLEDALRMTQALSRTAPIKSVLFYSDGNFPQEIDFELPFELNYQLLPPAGVNVGITSMNARKNQAGTWDVFLRIENSKQADSSASVELIQDGQSVAREEIVLGPGESQRLEFAVDAGGASKIKAILTPAGSDSLVADNEAYLTIPQSRQLLVYVDPELASYRYALDENSEMILYPQPDQSSAPAEYDLVISGAAKDMDREALIKLGVGFVPEELEKYIKLETELTEVVDWNRSSSLLRHVQLGDVQITQQPVWTENSGVENLEELGYEVLIHGKLGPLLLQKRTPTDQEFYFLFDTDRSTLPYRVGFPIMVSNLVQLTLQEAGIAETQAAATPVLPVVEYQPEQTYQIKTPVGKSLSVESDANGVLSGIAALHVGTYNISGEGAKDAQIGVSLLNPLETSLVSVEKIQFSEVPVSAAAAQIDSDKPLWSEFALIAFFLLLLEWWYFQRKPSGVPT
- a CDS encoding DUF58 domain-containing protein, producing MAENSALTQYTPLFDNKTLSMLERMRLNPTRRLTNRSHGEHLTGKGGSSTEFSDYRNYVAGDDVRYIDWNIFSRLNRPFMKQYQHEEEMHVVIILDASSSMDYEDKFERGKQLAAAFGVMGLLNFEKVSVYACNQRGGRPAQFPPSSGRVSMKRLFDFLTSLEPGGDEPVEQAVEDVLRTHRGRGIAVILSDFESFGDLQRPLNMLFSAGLEIFGVQILAPSEVNPEINGDLRLVDSETGQTLDISSAGDLLGLYHEHRAMLEDHLSTLCRQRSGRFLSVNSGDSLEHVLFDQLRRKGWVR
- a CDS encoding AAA family ATPase is translated as MNQPETTDEPIVLQAEADHFKKVFNEVRSEVGRMIIGQERVVESTLYALFCGGNVLLEGVPGLGKTELVKALSRVLDLHFQRIQFTPDLMPADIIGTNIMSTDETGTYRFEFRKGPIFTQLLLADEINRASPKTQSALLETMQEGTVTAGGTQYRLDQPFFVMATQNPIEQEGTYPLPEAQLDRFMFKINVPFPNRAELNTIVQQTILKQPVELTKLLNSSQILELRSVLEKVVVVEPIRDYAIRLVLSTHPGTDFATDEVRRFIHWGASPRAAQSLVKAARVRALSEGRAHVAFEDIRYFANEVLQHRVLLNYDGQAENIKVTDLITKICQELPEKE
- a CDS encoding VWA domain-containing protein produces the protein MKIKELYQQLVPRARTPMTWRRALPLIFFLLLYAGICVGLELSGVLLFARPWAFVLILFAVWVWWLSVAGYGGLSRGRALAALLTRLVMLGLFVILIAEPRSVRVRDVISVVYAVDLSDSIGERSVDEALEFVTKTVTEKPPTDEAGLVVFGRNSAVELPPRMSFPFEALNSRIDRDATNLEQTLSLAAAMLPEENRGRIVLISDGTETEGSISQILDELKSRDIAVDVLPIQYEYDKEVWLENLELPRFVKLGENYEASVVLSSLQDGAGKLVLRENGEQIYEQEVKFKAGKNRFVVPIYLRDPGYYEYSATIETQAADDQIRENNTVINYIYVEGEGKVLVVTNPAGDDRDWESLVKAIREGERNVDVVSAYEFPNDSLSLMPYDAVLFVNVPADAFNVIQLKAVHDSVFNQGIGFMMVGGDNSFGPGGYHRTVIEDALPVTMDITKKKVLPKGALAIILHTCEFPEGNTWGKRITKQAIKVLGAQDEVGVLVYDYMEGEKWLFKLTPAGDYEKMVPKINGAQIGDMPSFVNTMRLGLKGLKESDASTKHMIIISDGDPQPPAPQLISDFQKNKVSVSMVAIFPHGGRDISTMRAIAGATGGRYYFPSDPNQLPSIFIKESKTLKRSMIQNETFVPEVGMISPVLKGIERIPPLFGYVLTTIKPRAEGVLNAPEKKEAEGEIDPVLSFWRYGLGTTAAFTSDLSPNWGKDWVNWDHYQAFVKQLMIKISRVQKQDHLKLWSHVTGNKATIMVEDFHPEESFLNVAARIAGPHDRKETVVLKQVSPRRYQAEVPLWGKGRYQVTALGKSGEREDHANGGFIVPYSPEFLRFRSNPIVLEEIAQRTGGQRLDPAIATDVIYGRRDPKQSSNPVFDWFLMALAILVPLDVAIRRVQLDWYVIKGWFGFGKEQKQSTATMGALLQRKQDVVDDLDARRGGPTEQTGQSTLAQLQEQRLQKGPAATPKPPGAKDSGKQQSAAPPPQTPPDNQSTTGRLLDMKRKRNSEDKDNDQ
- a CDS encoding ATP-binding cassette domain-containing protein; protein product: MVVTVPQSETLIWRLTEVSLSWQGGVRLEGIDLEIPAGVTAIMGYSGAGKTSLLNLLVGFERPDRGEIQRNQTHSETVTLDLFWVPHSMGLWPQYTVREHCLLVSPDTDQQQARADELLAAFGLIDVSDKYPGQLSQGEASRLSVVRALASQAKVLVMDEPLVHVDQAHWPQYWDFIRAYCVSHNISLVFSTHSPELVLREAQQVICLDQGQVIYHGPVEELYRSPSSVKAASFLGPVNEIDSPGETSDLPKLARPEQVELITDPAGPFEIKQTYFLGTMEEVRTMNRETGAAHTFYHRPVRAGLEAGQRISIRLLILFCCLLLCGGCIPGDAPELSFSEITQWPVPAEGIKVPAPRSLNVGPDDELYVLDNAGRVLVYDANDELIKQWEMPDFEIGKPEGVCLLRNGEIAVADTHYHRVVFFDKEGNVLRMLGEYGEGPSQFIYPVSVVQDPEGDIYVCEYGNHDRVQKFSERGEYLLEFGKVGTGPGEFQRPAGMIWHDHKIYVSDAINNRIQIFSDEGEFLEILGAKTGGIPLYYPYDIAIDRNTSKLYIVEYGSGRITKTDLQGNILGRFGKTGMQQGEFLTPWGLTVNSKDQVFIADTGNRLIVKLTP